The following proteins come from a genomic window of Achromobacter deleyi:
- a CDS encoding DUF3320 domain-containing protein has protein sequence MDKRQDLEPPAIQEGAAHAGATAGPAPEAPDAIAIAIAIDIEADPTLGYASIQNAVPIVRSLRLTNRSSRTFENVEVHIRCNPAFAQGVRLRFDALVPGEIRRIAPLDLTPDHAYLAELQESQRATIDVTALAAGQEAGRASRPVSVLAYDQWAGTRALPELLAAFSMPNNPAVDALIGKAARLLRGQHSDLTMNGYQSKSRDAVWKQVSAIYSTLAAETLHYAEPPASFGVDGQKIRTPDRILDARVATCLDLAMLFSSCLEQAGLRPVILMKEGHAWVGVWLHSACFADPLTDDVQAVRKRVDSGEFLAFETTGIAQHPNFRPSLRLALEQGAAHLREEGSFRYAIDVHRARELQIKPLPSRAVGMAPAEADATEAPAAIEPTPALPPLDPEFVISLEPADDTPEGRLAKWKSRLLDLTLRNRLLNFKNTKSTLPLVVPDLGRLEDAIADGSEFRVRPLPAALMEGSDPRVAQVHVDRGGRAPLDDMALEALANQELIARVPQEALDANLLAIFGAARTGLEEGGANTLYLAMGMLRWTEHPTAESAHLAPLILMPVSLQRQSVRSGFRLVRHDDETIINPTLLQMLRNNYELRIPGLDVLPTDDKGVDVARVLQAFRLAVREIPGWEVLEQVHLGIFSFTKYLMWKDLQDRTGQLKANRVVQHLIDHPGQAFAQAPWDPRFDRLDEHYRPEDLLTPLLSDSSQLKAICAVDAGRDLVLEGPPGTGKSQTITNLIAHLLARGKTVLFVSEKMAALEVVHRRLASIGLGPFCLELHSSKARKSEVLQQLGKALELGSQRTGEEWNREAERLGVLRQELNGLVEALHQRHDNGLTVYDAIGTSIQHAGQEPSPMFWPDAQAHGEKALAQLRETARRMSTLSAELGRLHGHPLAHIGMTEWSPSWQDALLAAAQALDQAVDVFKQCAGAAGEGLGLPVDGLSLPAYARLDALLDVLLAAPQVPAGLAAQAHDPAARQQVQAMARHGLARNAHWADVGPSWQARLADLDATALTVEWQAACATWWPKAVFAKRGLRKRLAAFRVDGARPGEAAVAAMLAPLARVNAEDRELAALKADAQRLLLNDYAGLDTDWDQVGRHEEWAGRFAEAVTLMAGDPAAAIALRTHLQPLVAENRAFLSPGATLGKRLLETRDAWRALRDRLAAVDAQARPTAPLHGQDDEAGALARIQGVLAEWRGHKQSLMPWCVWRQAREQAIGMQLQGLVASLEQGRVPLAQVEAHFDFSYRNWWVKKVIDRSPLLRSFSSADHERKIREFRQADDRFQQLTSAYIGALLAGKVPASNAILVSPDSELGLLRRELQKKTRHVPVRQLMQRLPSLLPKLKPCLLMSPLSVAQYLDAGHSQFDVVVFDEASQIPVWDSVGAIARGQQLVVVGDTRQLPPTSFFSKSANDDDGAGDDGQVEDLESILDECLGADMNRLRLQWHYRSRHESLITFSNVTYYDSQLITFPSPVTDDVAVRLERVAGVYDRGGSRSNRAEADAIVRGIEQHYLDPARRRQSLGVVTFNQPQQSLIETLLDARRRANADLDKAISAQSREPLFIKNLENVQGDERDVIYFSITYGPDAAGKMTMNFGPLNGEGGHRRLNVAISRAREGVVIYSTLAPEQIDLSRVRAAGVRDLKHYLEFALKGPRALVEQSLPTGREPDSPFETQVIKVLRERGWVVHPQVGCSGYRIDMGVVDPRAPGRYLLGIECDGRAYHSGATARDRDRLRQVVLEGLGWRLHRIWSTDWWINPEREVEKLLVRLEAELAREEDTPAAQPAAEDASAHAEDEVTFTIVTQEGEPATDAAAGVAAGLADGFSTYRVADLPRGDAAAFHDRASNAPLAEALRQVIETEGPLPETVLHRRVARAWGLERTGVRIVERLRMLAPAGSGRTQEDEVTFYWPAGVRPAAWTGFRGAAEDEATRRRLDDVCLEELANGILQVLAMTGSAPRADVIKSVCRMLGLSRTLADAEARLGLAVAALLAQGRVQEDAGLLRAA, from the coding sequence ATGGATAAGCGACAAGACCTGGAACCCCCGGCCATCCAGGAGGGCGCGGCGCATGCCGGCGCGACCGCCGGTCCGGCGCCGGAGGCGCCCGACGCCATCGCCATCGCCATCGCCATCGACATCGAAGCCGACCCGACCCTGGGCTACGCCTCCATCCAGAACGCGGTGCCGATCGTGCGGTCGTTGCGGCTGACCAACCGCTCGTCGCGCACGTTCGAGAACGTCGAGGTCCACATCCGCTGCAATCCGGCCTTCGCGCAGGGCGTCCGGTTGCGGTTCGACGCGTTGGTGCCGGGCGAGATCCGCCGGATCGCGCCGCTGGACCTGACCCCCGACCATGCCTATCTGGCCGAGCTGCAGGAATCGCAGCGCGCCACGATCGACGTGACGGCGCTGGCCGCCGGCCAGGAAGCGGGACGCGCCTCGCGGCCCGTGTCGGTGCTGGCCTACGACCAGTGGGCCGGCACGCGCGCGCTGCCGGAATTGCTGGCCGCTTTCTCGATGCCCAACAATCCCGCCGTGGACGCGCTGATCGGCAAGGCGGCCCGGCTGCTGCGCGGCCAGCACAGCGACCTGACGATGAACGGCTACCAGTCCAAGAGCCGCGACGCGGTCTGGAAGCAGGTATCGGCCATTTACAGCACGCTGGCGGCCGAAACGCTGCACTACGCCGAGCCGCCCGCCTCGTTCGGCGTGGACGGCCAGAAGATCCGCACGCCCGATCGCATCCTGGACGCCCGCGTGGCGACCTGCCTCGATCTCGCCATGCTGTTCTCTTCGTGCCTGGAGCAGGCCGGGTTGCGCCCCGTGATCCTGATGAAGGAGGGCCATGCATGGGTCGGGGTATGGCTGCATTCGGCCTGTTTCGCGGATCCGCTGACCGATGACGTGCAGGCCGTGCGCAAGCGCGTGGACAGTGGCGAGTTCCTGGCGTTTGAAACCACCGGCATTGCCCAGCATCCGAATTTCCGTCCGTCGCTGCGGCTGGCACTGGAGCAGGGCGCGGCGCACCTGCGCGAAGAGGGATCGTTCCGTTATGCCATCGACGTGCACCGCGCGCGCGAATTGCAGATCAAGCCCTTGCCCTCGCGCGCCGTCGGCATGGCGCCCGCAGAGGCCGACGCCACCGAAGCGCCGGCCGCGATCGAGCCGACGCCCGCGCTGCCGCCGCTGGATCCCGAGTTCGTCATCAGCCTGGAACCGGCCGACGATACCCCCGAAGGCCGGCTGGCCAAATGGAAGTCGCGCCTGCTGGACCTGACGCTGCGCAACCGCCTGCTGAATTTCAAGAACACCAAATCGACGTTGCCGCTGGTGGTGCCGGACCTGGGCCGGCTGGAAGACGCGATTGCCGACGGCAGCGAGTTCCGCGTCCGCCCCTTGCCGGCGGCGCTGATGGAAGGCAGCGACCCGCGCGTGGCGCAGGTGCATGTCGACCGGGGCGGCCGCGCGCCGTTGGACGACATGGCGCTGGAAGCGCTGGCCAACCAGGAACTGATCGCCCGCGTGCCGCAGGAGGCGCTGGACGCGAACCTGCTGGCGATCTTCGGCGCCGCGCGCACCGGCCTGGAGGAGGGCGGCGCCAACACGCTGTACCTGGCCATGGGCATGCTGCGCTGGACCGAGCACCCCACCGCCGAAAGCGCGCACCTGGCGCCGCTGATCCTGATGCCCGTATCGCTGCAGCGCCAATCCGTGCGCAGCGGCTTCCGGCTGGTGCGTCACGACGACGAAACCATCATCAATCCGACCTTGCTGCAGATGCTGCGCAACAACTACGAGTTGCGCATTCCCGGCCTGGACGTGCTGCCCACCGACGACAAGGGCGTGGACGTGGCGCGGGTGTTGCAGGCGTTCCGCCTGGCGGTGCGCGAGATCCCCGGTTGGGAAGTGCTGGAGCAGGTGCACCTGGGCATCTTCTCGTTCACCAAATACCTGATGTGGAAGGACCTGCAGGACCGCACCGGCCAGCTCAAGGCCAACCGCGTCGTGCAGCACCTGATCGACCATCCGGGCCAGGCCTTCGCGCAAGCGCCCTGGGATCCCCGCTTCGATCGGTTGGACGAGCACTACCGGCCGGAGGACCTGCTGACGCCGCTGTTGTCCGATTCGTCGCAATTGAAGGCGATCTGCGCCGTCGATGCGGGCCGCGACCTGGTGCTGGAAGGGCCGCCGGGCACCGGCAAGAGCCAGACCATCACCAACCTGATCGCGCATCTGCTGGCGCGCGGCAAGACGGTGCTGTTCGTCTCGGAGAAAATGGCCGCGCTGGAGGTGGTGCATCGCCGCCTGGCCAGCATCGGCCTGGGGCCGTTCTGCCTGGAACTGCATTCCTCCAAGGCGCGTAAATCCGAGGTGTTGCAACAGCTGGGCAAGGCGCTGGAGCTCGGCAGCCAGCGCACCGGCGAGGAATGGAACCGCGAGGCCGAGCGGCTGGGCGTGCTGCGCCAGGAATTGAACGGACTGGTCGAAGCCCTGCACCAGCGGCATGACAATGGCCTGACGGTCTATGACGCCATCGGCACCAGCATCCAGCATGCCGGCCAGGAGCCGTCGCCCATGTTCTGGCCCGATGCCCAGGCCCATGGCGAAAAGGCACTGGCGCAACTGCGCGAGACGGCGCGGCGCATGTCGACGCTGTCCGCCGAACTTGGCAGGTTGCACGGCCACCCGCTGGCGCACATCGGCATGACCGAATGGAGCCCGAGCTGGCAGGACGCGCTGCTGGCGGCGGCGCAGGCGCTGGACCAGGCGGTGGACGTCTTCAAGCAATGCGCCGGCGCGGCGGGCGAGGGGCTGGGCCTGCCGGTCGACGGGCTGAGCCTGCCGGCGTATGCCCGGCTGGACGCGCTGCTCGACGTGTTGCTGGCGGCGCCGCAGGTGCCGGCGGGTCTGGCCGCGCAGGCGCACGATCCGGCCGCGCGGCAACAGGTGCAGGCCATGGCGCGCCATGGCCTGGCGCGCAACGCGCACTGGGCCGATGTCGGCCCGTCCTGGCAGGCGCGGCTGGCGGACCTGGACGCGACGGCGTTGACGGTCGAGTGGCAGGCCGCCTGCGCCACCTGGTGGCCCAAGGCCGTCTTCGCCAAGCGCGGCCTGCGCAAGCGGCTGGCCGCATTCCGCGTCGATGGCGCGCGTCCAGGCGAGGCGGCCGTTGCCGCCATGCTGGCGCCGCTGGCGCGGGTCAACGCCGAGGACCGCGAGCTGGCTGCCTTGAAGGCCGACGCCCAGCGTTTGCTGTTGAACGATTATGCCGGCCTGGATACCGACTGGGATCAGGTCGGGCGCCATGAAGAATGGGCCGGGCGTTTCGCCGAGGCAGTCACGCTGATGGCCGGCGACCCCGCCGCGGCGATCGCGCTGCGCACGCACTTGCAACCGCTGGTGGCCGAGAATCGCGCCTTCCTGTCGCCTGGCGCCACGTTGGGCAAGCGCTTGCTGGAGACGCGCGATGCCTGGCGAGCGCTGCGCGACCGGCTTGCCGCCGTCGACGCGCAGGCCCGGCCCACCGCGCCGTTGCATGGCCAGGACGACGAGGCCGGCGCGCTGGCGCGCATCCAGGGGGTGCTGGCCGAGTGGCGCGGCCACAAGCAGAGCCTGATGCCGTGGTGCGTCTGGCGCCAGGCGCGCGAGCAGGCCATTGGCATGCAGTTACAGGGGCTGGTGGCCTCGCTGGAACAAGGCCGTGTGCCGCTGGCCCAGGTCGAGGCCCATTTCGATTTCAGTTATCGCAACTGGTGGGTCAAGAAGGTCATCGACCGTTCGCCGTTGCTGCGATCATTCTCCAGCGCCGACCATGAGCGCAAGATCCGCGAGTTCCGCCAGGCCGATGACCGCTTCCAGCAACTGACTTCGGCCTATATCGGCGCGTTGTTGGCGGGCAAGGTGCCGGCCAGCAACGCCATCCTGGTCAGCCCCGACAGCGAACTGGGCCTGCTGCGCCGTGAATTGCAGAAGAAGACCCGCCACGTGCCGGTGCGCCAGCTGATGCAGCGCCTGCCCTCGCTGCTGCCCAAGCTCAAGCCATGCCTGCTGATGTCGCCGTTGTCGGTCGCGCAATACCTGGACGCGGGCCATTCGCAGTTCGACGTGGTGGTGTTCGACGAAGCCTCGCAGATTCCGGTATGGGATTCGGTCGGCGCCATCGCCCGTGGGCAGCAACTGGTGGTGGTGGGCGACACCAGGCAGTTGCCGCCCACCAGCTTTTTCAGCAAGTCCGCCAACGACGATGACGGCGCCGGCGACGACGGCCAGGTCGAAGACCTGGAGAGCATCCTGGACGAATGCCTGGGCGCCGACATGAACCGCCTGCGCCTGCAATGGCACTACCGCAGCCGGCATGAAAGCCTGATCACGTTCAGCAACGTGACCTACTACGATTCGCAGCTCATCACCTTCCCGTCGCCGGTCACCGATGACGTCGCGGTGCGGCTGGAGCGCGTGGCGGGCGTCTACGACCGCGGCGGCAGCCGCAGCAATCGCGCCGAGGCCGACGCCATCGTCAGGGGCATCGAGCAGCATTACCTGGATCCTGCGCGCCGCCGCCAGAGCCTGGGCGTGGTGACGTTCAATCAGCCGCAGCAGTCGCTCATCGAGACGCTGCTGGATGCGCGGCGCCGGGCCAACGCCGATCTGGACAAGGCCATTTCGGCGCAGTCGCGCGAGCCGCTGTTCATCAAGAACCTGGAGAACGTGCAGGGCGACGAGCGCGACGTGATCTATTTCTCGATTACCTACGGGCCGGACGCCGCCGGCAAGATGACGATGAACTTCGGTCCGCTCAACGGCGAAGGCGGGCACCGCCGGCTCAACGTGGCGATCTCGCGGGCCCGCGAGGGCGTGGTGATCTACAGCACCCTGGCGCCGGAGCAGATCGACCTGTCGCGCGTGCGCGCCGCCGGCGTCCGCGATCTGAAGCATTACCTGGAATTCGCCCTGAAGGGGCCGCGCGCGCTGGTCGAGCAGTCGCTGCCGACCGGGCGTGAGCCCGACAGTCCGTTCGAGACGCAGGTCATCAAGGTGCTGCGCGAAAGGGGCTGGGTGGTGCATCCGCAGGTCGGCTGCTCGGGCTACCGCATCGACATGGGCGTGGTCGATCCGCGCGCGCCGGGCCGATACCTGCTGGGCATCGAATGCGACGGCCGCGCCTATCACTCCGGCGCGACGGCGCGCGACCGCGACCGCCTGCGCCAGGTGGTGCTGGAAGGCCTGGGATGGCGCCTGCACCGGATCTGGTCGACCGATTGGTGGATCAACCCCGAGCGCGAAGTCGAAAAGCTGCTGGTCCGCCTGGAGGCGGAACTGGCGCGGGAGGAGGACACCCCGGCGGCGCAGCCGGCTGCCGAGGACGCCTCCGCGCACGCCGAGGATGAGGTCACCTTCACGATCGTCACGCAAGAGGGGGAGCCGGCGACTGACGCGGCCGCCGGCGTCGCGGCGGGCCTGGCGGATGGTTTCTCCACGTACCGGGTCGCCGACCTGCCGCGCGGCGATGCCGCGGCGTTCCACGACCGCGCCAGCAATGCGCCGCTGGCCGAGGCGCTGCGGCAGGTGATCGAGACCGAAGGCCCGCTGCCCGAGACGGTATTGCACCGCCGCGTGGCGCGCGCCTGGGGGTTGGAGCGTACCGGCGTGCGCATTGTCGAACGATTGCGCATGCTGGCGCCCGCCGGCTCGGGCCGCACGCAGGAAGACGAGGTCACGTTCTATTGGCCGGCTGGCGTGCGCCCGGCGGCCTGGACCGGGTTCCGCGGCGCGGCCGAAGACGAGGCCACCCGCCGCCGGCTGGACGATGTCTGCCTGGAAGAACTGGCCAATGGCATCCTGCAGGTGCTGGCCATGACCGGTAGCGCGCCCCGGGCGGACGTGATCAAGTCGGTATGCCGCATGCTCGGGCTGTCGCGCACGCTGGCGGATGCCGAGGCGCGGCTGGGATTGGCGGTGGCGGCTCTGCTGGCGCAAGGCCGGGTGCAAGAAGACGCGGGCCTGTTGCGCGCGGCGTGA